From Pedobacter aquae:
CAGCAATATCAATTTTGATGATTTAAAACCGGGCGAAGTGGCAGACCAAGCTTTAGGAAACGGCCAAGTAAGTAGACTTAAACCTGATGTTAATGTTGGTGTTTGGCTTTATTCGCCCACTTATTTTGCTGGTGCATCTATACAGCAGGTACTGCCTCAAAGCATTGTTTTTAATGATGATAATACTTATAAAGAGGCAATCACTGTGCCTCATTATTTTGTAACCGCGGGTTATAAATTTTGGTTTGATGATTATTATACCTTTATACCTTCTGTCATGTTAAAATGGCTAACACCTCTAAAGCCCACACTAGACTATAATGTAAAGTTCACTTTTAAAGATAAATTATGGCTTGGTGGTAGTTACAGAAAAGACGACGCCTTTTCTGGGATGTTAGGCTTTAATATATCTTCTTTGGTAAACATCAGTTATGCTTATGATATTACCACTTCTCCACTAAATTCTGTCTCAAAAGGTACTCAAGAAATTATGATTGGACTAACACTTAACAATAAATACAAAGTGTTACAACCCACAAGATTCTGGTAAACAGGTAATTTAGAGACAATTTTACGCAAACGTTTTATGGTTATTTAAAGAAATAAAATTAACAATTTAAGCCTTTACATAATCTAATTGTTGGTTATTATCATTTTTTACGATAGATAATTTCTTTTCTTTTAATATCTCCCTTAGCTTTTTCTTTCTCATGCTGTATTTTGATTTTTAGGCTATTGCTTGATAGTCAAGCAAAAACAGATATTAGTATAACCAATTGTAACACAAATAATACTCATATTTTAAACTAAAAGTCCTCTTGAAAAAGGGGAAGAAAGGAGGCTGGAA
This genomic window contains:
- a CDS encoding PorP/SprF family type IX secretion system membrane protein, with the translated sequence MQGKRRRYWIFILLVMMSNGLANAQQKPQYTQYILNNYIINPAVTGIENYVDVKFANRKQWAGLQDAPESSYLSVHFPLGKKDERVTPTSFDMTGESFYVYRYQYEYMTSAPHHGLGFVAATDKAGALKQSNFNINYAYHLGLSTHVNLAVGVSVGLSNSNINFDDLKPGEVADQALGNGQVSRLKPDVNVGVWLYSPTYFAGASIQQVLPQSIVFNDDNTYKEAITVPHYFVTAGYKFWFDDYYTFIPSVMLKWLTPLKPTLDYNVKFTFKDKLWLGGSYRKDDAFSGMLGFNISSLVNISYAYDITTSPLNSVSKGTQEIMIGLTLNNKYKVLQPTRFW